AAGTTTTTGAATGTGGTAGTTTTGAATTGCATAATCAAATGATTTGGAAAATGAATATAAACCGGTAAAACAAATTTAACATAAATTTCACTATCATACTAATTAGCAATAGTTGTGCCAAAGTATAAACATAATTAAAAAGTTTAGGTAGCAAGACTGTATTTTCGGTTAAGGAAGATGGAGCGCTTCGCTGTAAGAATCAAGAATATTGACAACATAGGAATAACCGGATCATCATTTTTATAACTTTTAAACAAAAGATAAAAAGACTTTGGAAATAATTGGCATTTTTTAATCAAACAACAATGGTAGTATATAGAAGAATAAATTTAAATACTTTGGCAGTGCACTCATCTTTTTGTACTAATTTTACGAGAATTTGTAAAATCATTATATCCTATTTTCCGGAAAAAATAGTATGGAATGTAAAAGTAAGTAATAATGAGTCATAAATTAACAAAAAGAGAAGAAGATTATTCGAAATGGTATAATGAATTAATTGTAAAAGCAGATTTGGCTGAGGCCTCTTCCGTAAGAGGTTGTATGGTCATCAAACCTTACGGCTATGCTATCTGGGAACGTATGCAGCAAGAACTCGACAAAATGTTTAAAGAAACGGGCCACGTAAATGCTTATTTTCCGTTATTTGTTCCTAAAAGTCTTTTTGAAGCAGAAGAGAAAAATGCCGAAGGTTTTGCAAAAGAGTGTGCTGTTGTTACGCATTACAGATTGCAAAACGATCCGGATAATGAAGGAAAGCTAAGAGTAGACCCCCGGGCAAAGCTGGAGGAAGAACTCATTGTAAGGCCTACATCCGAAGCTGTTATCTGGAATACGTATAAAGGCTGGATACAGTCCTATAGAGATTTGCCACTACTGATTAATCAATGGGCAAATGTGGTTCGTTGGGAAATGCGTACACGATTATTTTTAAGAACCTCCGAATTTTTGTGGCAGGAAGGACATACGGCTCATGCTTCCGAAGCAGAGGCAATAGCCGAATCTAAGCAAATGCAGAAAGTATACGCGACATTTGCAGAAGAATTTATGGCAATGCCCGTTATCAGAGGGTTTAAATCCGAAAGCGAACGCTTTGCCGGAGCATTGGAAACCTATACTATTGAAGCGTTAATGCAAGACGGAAAAGCACTGCAAGCGGGAACCTCTCATTTTTTAGGACAAAATTTTGCAAAAGCATTTGATGTAAAATACACTCCCAAAGAAGGAAAGCAAGAATATGTTTGGGCAACGTCCTGGGGAGTTTCCACCAGATTGATAGGCGGGCTGATTATGACTCATTCCGATGACCTTGGATTGGTATTGCCTCCTAAATTGGCTCCAATCCAGGTAGTAATTGTTCCTATATATAAAGGAGAAGAACAATTAGCGTTGATTTCTGAAAAAGTACATGTTTTGGTAAAAGAATTAAAGAGTAAAGGAATATCGGTAACATTTGACGATAGAGATACTTTACGCCCGGGAGCTAAGTTTGCCGAATATGAATTAAAAGGCGTCCCGATAAGAATTGCCATCGGTAAAAGAGACATGGAAAAGCACACTGTGGAAGTAGCAAGAAGAGATATTTTAGAAAAACAAACAATAGCTCAGGAAGGGTTATCCGATTATATTCTACACCTACTGGGTGATATTCAGGATTATTTGTTTCAAAAATCCCTTACATATAGAAATGAACACATAACAGAAGTGTATTCTTTTGATGAATTTAAAGAAGTTATAGAAAATAAAGGCGGTTTTGTATCGGCTCATTGGGATGGAACCGCAGAAACAGAAGCCAAGATCAAAGAATTAACTAAAGCCACTATAAGGTGCATTCCTAACGATGCAAAACAGGAAGAAGGAAAATGCATCTTAACGGGCAGTATATCTAAGAAAAGAGTCTTATTTGCAAAGGCATACTAAATTTTGAGAAAAACTGTTGCAAAATTTTAAAAACGTTGTATATTTGCGTCCGCTATTGAAGATGTATTCTTCGTAGTGTTTATGGTCCGTTCGTCTAGGGGTTAGGACGCCAGGTTTTCATCCTGGTAACACGGGTTCGATTCCCGTACGGACTACAGTTTTAAAAACAAATAAAAATATATGGCAAATCATAAATCAGCATTAAAAAGAATTAGAAGTAACGAAGCTAAAAGGTTGCGGAACAGGTACCAGCATAAAACTACTCGTAATGCCGTTAGAGATTTGCGTGCTACCACAGATAAAAAAGAAGCAGGAGGGATGCTCGGAAAAGTGATATCAATGTTAGATAAACTAGCTAAAAATAATATCATTCATAAAAATAAAGCAGCCAACTTAAAATCTAAACTAACAAAGCACGTTGCTACACTATAAAATCGTAGTAGTTAATGTATCAAATAAAGCAGTCGTCTAAAAAATACTTTTTTAGCCGGTTTTCTCTTTTTAATATCATATAGATTCAACCAATTTCCAAGTATTTATATTATTTCTCAAGATTGGGCTATTTTATTGCTCTTTTTGGGATTAGAAAATATAATTTACTCCTAAACCAAATACTTCTTTAAATTGTACTCTGCCGGAAATATTAGTATCCATAATTGTATGGAAATTCAAATTGGTAGCTAAATACTTGTTTATTTGCATTACAATATTAAGTTGATAATTGATATCGATATTTTGAGGTTTATCCAAATAATTAGTATAGGCATCAAAAATATTTTCTACACTTACATTTTTCATGACTATAGCTTTATAAAAGACAGAAGCATAAAACCCCAATTCATAATGAGGTGTTTTCCCGATATTGGTTCCGTATTGCCCGGAAAAACTGCTACTGACAAAAGTAGCCTTTAATGTTGAAGGTGCCAGGTTTATTTTAAAATTAGCAGACTTATTGTATGCAATACCCGGTCCGAAAGTCAAATACCCCGGAGCAAAAAATCTTGAAGTTTCCGTTTTAGGATTCGTAGTATAATCATATCCTGTCGTAAACTGAGAGCGAACATTTACAAAGAATGAATAAGACCAGTTTTTAGAAGCTCTTTTCCCAACCAGCGAATTAAACTCAAAATAGTCATCCGTTTTTCTGGTTTCATTCCCGCTGATTTTACTAATCCCGTATTTGGTAATAATTTTGGTATCCCAGTTCCAGTTTTCTTTTTTATAATTAAAATCGTAATTGATACTTACCGTTCCGGAGATAGCATTTTCTCCTCCTCCAACCCAATTAGAAAAAGAAGATTGGTTGAATAATAAGGTAAAAACACCTTTCTTTGTCCAATTAGAAACCGTGTCTTTGACAATTGAATCTGTTTTCTTTTCTTGTGCATTGACCGGTAGGTTCATCAGGCTAAAACATATGATTATCATTTTTTTCATCTTCATCAAATTGGGGGTAAAAGTAGAAGTTTTATTATTGAACTCATTTAAACTTTTTCAATTTGCTAAAAAATGGCTGTTTTCCGCTCCGTTTTTGTCTTTTTCTCCTTCCGTAGTGCTACTATGCAACTCAAAAAAGCCTTCAACAGAGCTAAAAACTTCTAATTTTCGCTTACATCCAAAAAGTGTAAATGAGTTCATTGAATTCGTTTACACTTTTGTAGCTTTCAAACTTGAAACTGCCTAAAAATCCCGGGAAAAGTTATTTACTCTTTTTGTATAAGGGAACCGTAGAACAGGCTTCGCCATACATCATTTTCCCGACGACAGGTTGTAGTTTTTGTGCTAACCATGTAAAAGCAGAAGCAGGAATCGGTTTATCAGCACAACCTTTAATAATAACAGGCTTATCAATATAGTCGACAATGCTCATATCCTCAATACCTTTTTGAAAAAGAACCGTTTCTAATAGCTCCAAATTTCCTACGACAACGGTTATGGCATATGGCGCTAATTCGGCAGAAAGTAACAAATAAGCCCAGGAAGGAATAATAACATCCTCGGAACAGGTCAGGGCTACATACTGTCCCTTATATTGAGTCCAGTCATGACCTTTTACATGCTCACGAAAATCTTTTTCTTTTAAAACAATTCCTTCATACAGCCAATCTTTAATATCAAAAAGAACACGCTCTCCTTCAGGATACAATTCCTCCAAATCAATTGTGATTAATTTGCTGTTGGCAACCCTATTTATTATTTCTTCTTCCATGTAGTGCAGTATATTATTTTGATTTTACTTTCTTTTATAACATTCCCAACTCTAACTTTGCTTCTTCACTCATCATATCTTGTGTCCAGGCAGGATCAAAAGTAATTTCCACGGCTGCATTGTTAATCTCTTTTAAAGATTTCACTTTTTCCTCGACTTCCAAAGGAAGTGATTCTGCTACGGGACAATTAGGCGATGTCAGTGTCATTAATATCTTTGCATCGTTATCTTCGTTTACAAAAACATCATAAATTAATCCAAGTTCATAGATATCTACAGGTATTTCCGGGTCGTAAATAGTTTTTAAAACCCTTACAATTTTATCTCCTATTTCTTCTATAAGTTCTTCCGTCATTTCTTCAAAAATTATTTGACAAAGATACTATTAATTTGCCGTATTTGCCTGATGAGTAACAGCATATAATTTGATTTGTTTTATCATGGAAACCAACCCGTTTGCCCTTGTTGGAGAAAGGTGTTCCTGCAAGCCGATTTCATCTATAAAAACCGTATCCGAAGCCAAAATAGCAGTGGCGGGCTGATGTGTATACACTCTTAGTAATAATGCAACAATTCCCTTGGTAAGTATAGCATCACTATCGGCAGTGAAAACAAGAACGTCATTAACCGTTTCAGCATGCAGCCAAACTTTGGACTGGCAACCTTTGATCAGGTTTTCATCCAATTTATATTGAGGGTCAATTACAGGGAGTGACTTCCCTATTTCTATAATGTATTCGTAACGTTCCATCCAATTATCAAACATTGAAAACTCATCAATAATTTCTTTTTGTATTTCTTTAATTGTCATTTTTAAAACCTATTTTTGAACTTTGTAAATCCGCACTGCAATTTTGCAGTAAAATTACGGCAAAAAAACAAGAAATGGGTACATTATTAGCGGTTGGAACGGTTGCTTTTGACACAATTGAAACGCCATTTGGCAAAACAGATAAGATTTTAGGAGGTTCCGGTACATTTATCGGGTTGGCAGCATCTCATTTTGGAATAAAAACAGCTGTTGTTTCCGTAGTGGGAGGAGATTTCCCTTTATCGTATTTAAAGATGATGAATAAAAAAGGAATTGATACGGAGGGTATAGAAATTATTAAAGAAGGAAAAACATTTTTTTGGAGTGGTAAATACCACAATGATATGAATGTTCGTGATACATTGACCACCGAATTAAATGTATTGGAGCATTTCAAACCAGTAGTCCCGAAAAGCTTTGAAAACGCACCTATTGTCATGTTAGGGAATTTACATCCGTTAACACAAACGTCCGTTTTGGATCAAATGCAGAAAAAGCCAAAATTGGTAGTACTGGATACCATGAATTTTTGGATGAATACGGCATTGGAAGATCTACATAAGGTGTTAAAACGAGTAGATGTGATCACCATCAATGACGATGAAGCACGCCAGCTAAGCGGAGAATATTCACTGGTAAATGCAGCGAAAAAAATTCACGGAATGGGCCCTGAATATGTAGTGATTAAGAAAGGAGAACACGGTGCGTTGCTATTTAATGAAGAAAAGATGTTTTTTGCTCCTGCATTGCCCCTGGCAGAAGTTTTTGACCCAACAGGAGCAGGCGATACTTTCTCCGGAGGTTTCTGTGGTTACTTAGCAAAAACAGAAGACATTTCTTTTGAAAATATGAAAAACGCTATTATTTACGGTTCTAATCTGGCATCGTTTTGTGTAGAAAAATTTGGAACAGAACGAATGGAGCATTTGCAAAATGATGAAGTAGAAAAACGACTAAACGTTTTTAAAGAATTGACACAATTTGATATCAACCTGAATTGATCAAATTAATGACAAGAAATCGCAAATTGTACTTTCCAAACCTCAACGGATTGCGATGTATTGCGGCTTGTTTTGTAATTATCAATCATACGGAGCAGTTCAAATATTTTTATGGCATAGGTGATGGCGTGCTATCCCCGTCAGTAAAAAATATAGGAAAATTGGGAGTCATGCTTTTCTTTGTACTAAGCGGGTTTTTAATTACTTCCCTGCTTCTCTCGGAAGAACGTATTTTCGGAACCATACATACAAAAAAGTTTTATATCCGGAGGCTCTTAAGAATCACTCCACTGTATCTATTACTCATTTTCTTAGTTTTCTTTGTGATACAACATGTTTCTTTTTTGGAAATCCCCCGAATGAGAAACCCGATAGAGGAAAACTTTACTACGATAGTAGTGTTGCACCTGTTCTTTTTGCCCAATTTAACAACGGCTATCTATGGTTTTCTCCCGTATATCGCACAAGCATGGTCTATAGGAACAGAAGAACAATCTTATTTGTTGTGGCCTTTGCTATTAAAGCGATGTAAAAAAAACCGATTAATCCTTATGGCAGGTATTATTTTATTTTATGTCCTAATACGAATTGTGCTAAAACTATTCTTTTTGACAGTCCCCCACTATGAAATAATTGCTAAGTTTTGGAGGCATTTTAATATAGATGCCATCGCAACAGGAGGTATTTTTGCAGTATTGCTGTTTAAAAAGCATCGCATACTCAAATTCGTTGTACATCAAAAAACTTTTTACATTACACTTACAGGAGTATCCATATTACTCTTATCAGGGCACCGTTCCTTATTTTCATTATCTTGCCTATTCCGTTTTATTTGGTATTATCATTATCAATTTAGCAGCAAATACACACTTAAAAAAAGCGCTGGAAGGATAGATGCTTCATTATTTAGGCCAAATCTCATACGGAATATATATGTACCATTTTATAGTAATGATTTTGGTACTCATGTTAGTATCGAAATATAAAATAGCAACCGACTGGGTAATTTATCCTTTGATAGCAATCGGAACGATAGCAATCGCTTCCTTTTCTTATCATTATTTTGAAGCTATTTTCTTAAAATTGAAAACAAAATATACATATATCAAAAGCGGTGGAAGTAACTTTTAATCGACTACATACTATGTTAAGAGTAAATAAACCTAATTTGGTAAACTACTAAACAAACAAAAAATGAGCGATGCATTAAAACACGAATGTGGTATTGCAATGGTTCGGTTAAAACAACCATTACAATTTTACAAAGACAAATACGGAACAGCATTTTACGGGTTAAACAAAATGTATCTGCTAATGGAAAAGCAACACAATCGGGGTCAAGACGGTGCAGGTTTGGCAAGTGTAAAGTTCAATGTAAAACCGGGAAGCAGATATATAAGCAGAGTTCGTTCCAATAAATCACAACCCATCCAACATGTGTTTACCAAGATCAATGACAGACTGAATACTGCTTTCAAAAAAAATCCGACAAAGATAGACAATGTCGCTTGGCAGGAAGAACATATGCCCTATATAGGAAACCTGTTTTTAGGACATGTGCGCTATGGAACTTTTGGTAAAAATAGTATGGAGAGTGTACATCCTTTTTTACGCCAGAGCAACTGGAAGCATCAGAATTTGATAGTAGCAGGAAATTTTAATATGACCAATTCCATGCAATTGTTGGATGAATTGATAACATTGGGGCAACACCCTAAAGAATTTACTGATACGGTAACCGTAATGGAAAAAATAGGTCATTTTTTAGAAGAAGAAGTTGCCGATTTATACATACAAGCCAAAGAAAAAGGGATGACTAAAATGGAAGCTTCACCCTATATAGAAAAACATCTGGATATACAAAGAATCTTACAACGCTCTTCGAAAAACTGGGATGGAGGGTATGCAATAGCGGGACTCTTAGGCCATGGAGATGCCTTTGTATTAAGAGACCCTTCAGGCATTAGGCCCGCTTATTTTTATGAAGATGACGAAATTGTAGTAGTTGCTTCGGAAAGGCCTGTCATTCAAACCGTTTTTAATGTTCAAATAGAAGCAGTAAAAGAATTGGAAAGAGGTCATGCTCTGATTATCAAAAAAAACGGAACTGCTTCTATCAAACCTATATTAAAACAAAAAGAAAAAAAATCGTGTTCCTTTGAACGCATTTATTTTTCCAGAGGCAGTGATGCATCTATTTATAAAGAAAGAAAAAATTTAGGGAAATATGTATTTCCACAAGTATTAAAATCTATCAATCGCGATATTTCAAACACCGTTTTTTCGTTTATCCCCAATACGGCAGAAACTTCTTTTTACGGAATGATAGAAGCTGCGGAAGACATTCTAAATGAACAAAAGACAGCAAAAATATTAGCAGGAGGAAAAGCACTATCTGCCCGAAGAGTGACAGAAATTTTATCTGAAAGACCGCGCTTTGAAAAAATTGCCGTTAAAGATGCAAAACTAAGAACTTTTATTGCCGACGATACCAGTAGAGACGACCTGGTAGGCCATGTGTACGATGTTACCTACGGAGTTGTAAAACCTACAGACAATCTGGTCATTATAGATGACAGTATTGTACGAGGAACTACACTTAAGAAAAGTATTATTAAGATTTTAGATCGCTTAAACCCCAAAAAAATTATCATTGTGTCTTCGGCACCGCAAATTCGCTACCCTGATTGTTACGGAATTGATATGGCGAAAATTAACGATTTTATAGCTTTTAAAGCTGCTTTGGAACTATTAAAAGAAATCGATAGATTTCACATAGTTGATGAAGTTTACAAAAAAGCCATCACACAAAGGAATCTGGAAGATGCAGCTATTATAAATCATGTAAAAGAAATATATGCACCGTTTTCAACCGAAGAGATTTCAGCGAAAATAGCACAAATGCTAAAGACCGAAGAGATTAGAGCAACAGTAGAGGTCATTTATCAATCCGTAACACATTTGCATAAGGCATGCCCTGAAAATTCGGGAGACTGGTATTTTACCGGGAATTATCCTACAGACGGAGGGCACAGAGTGGTCAATGAGGCTTTTATTAATTTTTATGAGGGGAATAATAAGAGAGCGTATTAGTGCCTTCATTGTTATATAGCTATAAAATACTAATCTATTCGATTTTAAATAATAACGGCTTACTTTATTGGCGCCCGATGAATTTCAAAATATTAAAATTTGAATGTCCGTTTAGATACCTGGAAGAAACATTAGAACATTTTGAATAAAATAAAAATAGTACTCCGAATGGTATGATTACCGGAAGAACATTTGAAAAAACATTGAGTTATGACAAAGATAAAAAGGTTAATAACTACAAGCTATATAATGTTAAATATTGCCTAACAAGGTATTGGTGTTAAAAAAACTTTCTACTCTTGTTAGAAATAATTATGAAAAAAGAAGCAAAATTGCTCTTTTTTCCACACATACATAGTAATTAACCCCTGGCAAATTGCTAGTCTAAAAATTTACCTACCATGATAAATGTATTGTCGAGCACTGCTCTTTTACTGGTTTATTTTTTATCAATTGCATATAGGCTCCAGAGTGAAAGAATATTACCAGATAAAAATAGTATGAGCCCTAAAAATCTATATTTTATAAAAAAAGTCCAAAGTAAAAAAGTATGGCTCAGCCGTACTTTTTGTATGGCTCCAACAGCTCTATGGGATTGAACGAAAAGCTAGATTATACACAAAGACATCAGCTCCGATTGGAACAGGCACTACCTATTTGTAATCAGCCAGAAAAATGGATTGCCGGTGAGTATAAAAACACACTTCCTAAATCTGCAATAGGAAAAGCCATGGCATATTGTCTTACCAGATGGGGCAATCTGATTGCCTACCTACATGATGGTGCTTTGGAGATTGACAACAATCTGGTAGAAAACGCTATCAGACCTGTGGCACTGGGGAGAAAGAATTACCTCTTTGCAGGATCACACAAGGCTGCGCAAAATGCAGCCATGATCTATTCCTTTTTCGCCACCTGCAAAAAACACAATATCAACCCATACCAATGGCTACACTATGTACTCCAAGTCATACAGGACTATAAGGTCTCTAAACTAACTGAACTACTACCGCAGAATTTTAACCAAACAAAATGAAAAAACAAATAGGGACAAGGTAGAA
This window of the Flavobacteriaceae bacterium genome carries:
- a CDS encoding 30S ribosomal protein S20, whose translation is MANHKSALKRIRSNEAKRLRNRYQHKTTRNAVRDLRATTDKKEAGGMLGKVISMLDKLAKNNIIHKNKAANLKSKLTKHVATL
- a CDS encoding DUF2480 family protein — encoded protein: MEEEIINRVANSKLITIDLEELYPEGERVLFDIKDWLYEGIVLKEKDFREHVKGHDWTQYKGQYVALTCSEDVIIPSWAYLLLSAELAPYAITVVVGNLELLETVLFQKGIEDMSIVDYIDKPVIIKGCADKPIPASAFTWLAQKLQPVVGKMMYGEACSTVPLYKKSK
- a CDS encoding SufE family protein, whose amino-acid sequence is MTIKEIQKEIIDEFSMFDNWMERYEYIIEIGKSLPVIDPQYKLDENLIKGCQSKVWLHAETVNDVLVFTADSDAILTKGIVALLLRVYTHQPATAILASDTVFIDEIGLQEHLSPTRANGLVSMIKQIKLYAVTHQANTAN
- a CDS encoding sugar kinase, translating into MGTLLAVGTVAFDTIETPFGKTDKILGGSGTFIGLAASHFGIKTAVVSVVGGDFPLSYLKMMNKKGIDTEGIEIIKEGKTFFWSGKYHNDMNVRDTLTTELNVLEHFKPVVPKSFENAPIVMLGNLHPLTQTSVLDQMQKKPKLVVLDTMNFWMNTALEDLHKVLKRVDVITINDDEARQLSGEYSLVNAAKKIHGMGPEYVVIKKGEHGALLFNEEKMFFAPALPLAEVFDPTGAGDTFSGGFCGYLAKTEDISFENMKNAIIYGSNLASFCVEKFGTERMEHLQNDEVEKRLNVFKELTQFDINLN
- a CDS encoding amidophosphoribosyltransferase, which produces MSDALKHECGIAMVRLKQPLQFYKDKYGTAFYGLNKMYLLMEKQHNRGQDGAGLASVKFNVKPGSRYISRVRSNKSQPIQHVFTKINDRLNTAFKKNPTKIDNVAWQEEHMPYIGNLFLGHVRYGTFGKNSMESVHPFLRQSNWKHQNLIVAGNFNMTNSMQLLDELITLGQHPKEFTDTVTVMEKIGHFLEEEVADLYIQAKEKGMTKMEASPYIEKHLDIQRILQRSSKNWDGGYAIAGLLGHGDAFVLRDPSGIRPAYFYEDDEIVVVASERPVIQTVFNVQIEAVKELERGHALIIKKNGTASIKPILKQKEKKSCSFERIYFSRGSDASIYKERKNLGKYVFPQVLKSINRDISNTVFSFIPNTAETSFYGMIEAAEDILNEQKTAKILAGGKALSARRVTEILSERPRFEKIAVKDAKLRTFIADDTSRDDLVGHVYDVTYGVVKPTDNLVIIDDSIVRGTTLKKSIIKILDRLNPKKIIIVSSAPQIRYPDCYGIDMAKINDFIAFKAALELLKEIDRFHIVDEVYKKAITQRNLEDAAIINHVKEIYAPFSTEEISAKIAQMLKTEEIRATVEVIYQSVTHLHKACPENSGDWYFTGNYPTDGGHRVVNEAFINFYEGNNKRAY
- a CDS encoding proline--tRNA ligase — translated: MSHKLTKREEDYSKWYNELIVKADLAEASSVRGCMVIKPYGYAIWERMQQELDKMFKETGHVNAYFPLFVPKSLFEAEEKNAEGFAKECAVVTHYRLQNDPDNEGKLRVDPRAKLEEELIVRPTSEAVIWNTYKGWIQSYRDLPLLINQWANVVRWEMRTRLFLRTSEFLWQEGHTAHASEAEAIAESKQMQKVYATFAEEFMAMPVIRGFKSESERFAGALETYTIEALMQDGKALQAGTSHFLGQNFAKAFDVKYTPKEGKQEYVWATSWGVSTRLIGGLIMTHSDDLGLVLPPKLAPIQVVIVPIYKGEEQLALISEKVHVLVKELKSKGISVTFDDRDTLRPGAKFAEYELKGVPIRIAIGKRDMEKHTVEVARRDILEKQTIAQEGLSDYILHLLGDIQDYLFQKSLTYRNEHITEVYSFDEFKEVIENKGGFVSAHWDGTAETEAKIKELTKATIRCIPNDAKQEEGKCILTGSISKKRVLFAKAY
- a CDS encoding acyltransferase family protein, whose amino-acid sequence is MTRNRKLYFPNLNGLRCIAACFVIINHTEQFKYFYGIGDGVLSPSVKNIGKLGVMLFFVLSGFLITSLLLSEERIFGTIHTKKFYIRRLLRITPLYLLLIFLVFFVIQHVSFLEIPRMRNPIEENFTTIVVLHLFFLPNLTTAIYGFLPYIAQAWSIGTEEQSYLLWPLLLKRCKKNRLILMAGIILFYVLIRIVLKLFFLTVPHYEIIAKFWRHFNIDAIATGGIFAVLLFKKHRILKFVVHQKTFYITLTGVSILLLSGHRSLFSLSCLFRFIWYYHYQFSSKYTLKKSAGRIDASLFRPNLIRNIYVPFYSNDFGTHVSIEI
- a CDS encoding DUF3078 domain-containing protein, with protein sequence MKKMIIICFSLMNLPVNAQEKKTDSIVKDTVSNWTKKGVFTLLFNQSSFSNWVGGGENAISGTVSINYDFNYKKENWNWDTKIITKYGISKISGNETRKTDDYFEFNSLVGKRASKNWSYSFFVNVRSQFTTGYDYTTNPKTETSRFFAPGYLTFGPGIAYNKSANFKINLAPSTLKATFVSSSFSGQYGTNIGKTPHYELGFYASVFYKAIVMKNVSVENIFDAYTNYLDKPQNIDINYQLNIVMQINKYLATNLNFHTIMDTNISGRVQFKEVFGLGVNYIF
- a CDS encoding DUF59 domain-containing protein, coding for MTEELIEEIGDKIVRVLKTIYDPEIPVDIYELGLIYDVFVNEDNDAKILMTLTSPNCPVAESLPLEVEEKVKSLKEINNAAVEITFDPAWTQDMMSEEAKLELGML